One Phaseolus vulgaris cultivar G19833 chromosome 11, P. vulgaris v2.0, whole genome shotgun sequence genomic window carries:
- the LOC137807394 gene encoding uncharacterized protein has protein sequence MFPRLYTLSLNQGHRVEEVGRWDDSEWKWSLRWRRDRFEWEIPMELELGMQLSRAIVSKDERDVQVWSCEESGCFTVSSAYDYLVKLGRGPQYDAFMYLWKTKAFPNVLITAWRVLLGRLPTRESLVRKGVLLNTTMCPLCQRTEESCQHLFLECKTAVQIWNMCFRWADVLYVQHNQLMTHFESFHLAQCSNKQNLIWKGVWAAIVRCLWEHRNFVVFNQGVADAEEVLHNAQLKSW, from the coding sequence ATGTTCCCTAGATTGTACACCTTGTCGTTGAACCAAGGCCACAGGGTGGAGGAGGTAGGAAGGTGGGATGATTCGGAATGGAAGTGGTCTCTAAGGTGGAGGCGAGACCGTTTTGAATGGGAAATCCCGATGGAGCTGGAGCTTGGTATGCAATTATCTAGGGCCATCGTCTCTAAGGACGAAAGGGATGTCCAAGTATGGTCTTGTGAGGAATCTGGATGCTTCACAGTGAGTTCAGCGTATGATTACCTTGTCAAGCTTGGTAGGGGACCACAATATGACGCTTTTATGTACTTATGGAAGACAAAGGCGTTCCCGAATGTCCTGATCACAGCGTGGAGAGTATTGCTTGGTAGACTACCCACTAGGGAGAGTTTGGTTAGGAAAGGGGTGCTCTTGAACACAACTATGTGTCCTCTGTGTCAGAGAACGGAGGAATCGTGCCAGCATCTGTTCTTGGAATGCAAAACTGCAGTACAAATCTGGAACATGTGTTTCAGATGGGCCGACGTTTTGTATGTCCAACATAACCAGCTTATGACCCACTTTGAGAGTTTCCACCTGGCTCAATGCAGtaataaacaaaatttgatctGGAAAGGTGTGTGGGCTGCTATTGTAAGGTGCTTATGGGAGCATAGAAACTTTGTTGTGTTCAATCAAGGCGTAGCAGATGCGGAAGAAGTCCTTCATAATGCCCAACTCAAGTCTTGGTGA